A DNA window from Nitrospira sp. contains the following coding sequences:
- a CDS encoding conserved exported protein of unknown function (Evidence 4 : Unknown function but conserved in other organisms; MaGe:77307594), translating to MRQLCMLSILVLTLFVPDFSRANTSELGTIIENFIIGHFPNATSHVWIVNGTTWDGDEMIVDVRTTVLEKQLPAPIENRYLLLIKEGKLTAAQHIPLGDDADCQREEA from the coding sequence ATGCGCCAACTCTGTATGTTAAGCATTTTAGTCCTCACACTCTTCGTCCCTGACTTCAGCCGTGCCAACACCAGCGAGCTCGGGACAATCATTGAGAATTTCATTATCGGTCATTTCCCAAACGCCACCAGCCATGTTTGGATCGTGAATGGCACCACGTGGGATGGCGATGAAATGATCGTAGACGTCCGCACAACAGTGCTTGAAAAGCAGCTGCCTGCTCCGATTGAAAACAGGTATTTATTACTTATTAAGGAAGGGAAATTGACCGCGGCTCAGCACATTCCACTTGGAGACGATGCGGACTGCCAGCGAGAAGAAGCCTAA
- a CDS encoding conserved exported protein of unknown function (Evidence 4 : Unknown function but conserved in other organisms; MaGe:77307595): protein MGKTMLSVLFGLGLSVAGASAAFALQAGGVEIGDLETGSVVGQPFKELEVDASFYSIELGNMKVWYPPTTVIDFKNRAGAPVLLKVTNNSTAEHGFQLTAAVNQSGPWTLNTTLVVKPGETKYIGVPTSDLFYAAGNVLTYRCHLHPAHVGGKLVMLK from the coding sequence ATGGGCAAGACGATGTTATCGGTCCTCTTTGGCCTCGGGTTGAGCGTCGCTGGAGCCTCGGCTGCATTTGCACTTCAAGCCGGCGGCGTTGAGATCGGCGATCTCGAAACGGGATCGGTCGTAGGCCAGCCATTCAAGGAACTTGAAGTGGATGCCTCGTTCTATTCCATCGAACTCGGCAATATGAAGGTCTGGTATCCGCCGACGACGGTTATTGACTTTAAAAATCGCGCTGGCGCGCCGGTGCTGTTGAAGGTGACGAATAATTCGACCGCAGAGCATGGGTTTCAGCTCACGGCTGCGGTGAACCAGTCTGGTCCCTGGACCTTGAACACCACGTTGGTGGTCAAGCCTGGAGAGACCAAGTACATCGGTGTGCCGACCAGCGATCTCTTCTACGCAGCGGGTAACGTTCTGACCTATCGCTGCCATCTCCATCCGGCGCATGTCGGTGGTAAGTTGGTGATGCTGAAGTAG
- a CDS encoding Polyamine aminopropyltransferase (MaGe:77307596) produces MALEILGSRLLAPVFGNSLFVWGALIGVILAAMSSGYAFGGWASDRYAGGSVLAGLLLFSGSWTFLVAWASQPVLFQVDAWIQDPRWGPCLAATILLAPPAFGLSGVLPAMLRLAVSDMGHLGRHTGRMIALSTVGSLIGTWGTAFFLLSWIGSQALVAWLGTIQVLLGMLWLWRGANVRSVGKLLCLVSSGLFVWLALHPIQKLNPPVHQEDSPYQQVRVRDDQLFRYLVLDRTFHAVMWKSDPLPLFLPYSQLMVASLALVDQPRRGLILGHGGGSLAKWLAHYWPDLEMDIIEFDPVVVRMAEDFFEYRPPANHHVRVKDGRAFLNTTDHLYDVIWIDAFARHMIPFHLTTKEFYSAVRAHLNPGGVVAVNLASSGEEIDNARAAAVVQTMRGEFPVIETFAVKGPWKSEQTKAANLIFFAGTPVVQRGQDAFMAKVTEMAMNQRLPGEAIALLNTHRNDPWPKGLELTDDFAPYDVLVGKDIADGR; encoded by the coding sequence ATGGCGCTCGAAATTCTCGGCAGCCGCTTGCTGGCTCCAGTCTTCGGGAATTCCTTGTTCGTCTGGGGCGCGTTGATCGGGGTGATTCTTGCCGCGATGAGCAGCGGGTATGCGTTTGGCGGATGGGCATCTGATCGATACGCAGGAGGGAGCGTGCTCGCGGGGTTGCTGCTCTTTTCAGGATCCTGGACATTCCTCGTGGCCTGGGCCAGTCAGCCGGTCCTGTTTCAGGTAGATGCCTGGATACAGGATCCACGGTGGGGCCCTTGCCTTGCGGCTACGATTCTTTTGGCCCCGCCTGCGTTCGGATTGAGTGGTGTGTTGCCGGCGATGTTGCGCTTGGCCGTCTCTGACATGGGGCACTTGGGCCGTCACACGGGCCGTATGATCGCCTTGTCCACCGTAGGAAGTTTGATTGGGACATGGGGAACGGCGTTTTTTCTGCTCTCGTGGATCGGGAGCCAGGCGCTGGTGGCCTGGCTGGGCACGATTCAAGTCCTCCTTGGAATGTTGTGGCTTTGGCGAGGGGCAAACGTCAGATCTGTCGGAAAACTACTGTGCCTAGTATCTAGCGGTCTGTTCGTCTGGCTGGCGCTTCATCCCATACAGAAACTGAACCCACCGGTTCATCAAGAGGATAGCCCCTATCAGCAAGTGCGGGTGCGGGACGACCAATTGTTTCGCTACCTCGTGCTGGATCGTACATTTCATGCGGTCATGTGGAAGTCCGATCCACTTCCGTTGTTTCTCCCATACAGTCAGCTGATGGTGGCGTCGTTGGCGCTGGTGGATCAGCCGCGCCGCGGGTTGATTCTGGGGCATGGCGGCGGTTCGCTGGCCAAGTGGCTCGCGCACTACTGGCCCGACCTGGAAATGGATATCATCGAGTTCGATCCGGTGGTCGTGCGGATGGCGGAGGACTTTTTTGAGTATCGTCCTCCAGCCAATCACCACGTGCGTGTCAAAGATGGGCGGGCGTTCCTGAATACGACTGACCATCTCTACGATGTGATTTGGATCGATGCCTTTGCCCGGCACATGATTCCCTTTCATCTGACCACCAAGGAATTTTATTCAGCGGTGCGCGCGCATCTGAATCCGGGCGGGGTGGTGGCGGTGAATTTGGCGTCATCCGGAGAAGAGATCGATAATGCACGAGCGGCGGCGGTGGTGCAGACGATGCGAGGCGAATTCCCAGTCATTGAAACGTTTGCGGTCAAAGGACCCTGGAAGAGCGAGCAAACGAAAGCGGCAAACTTGATTTTTTTCGCTGGCACTCCGGTCGTGCAGCGCGGCCAGGATGCGTTTATGGCAAAAGTGACGGAGATGGCCATGAACCAGCGGCTACCAGGGGAAGCGATTGCCTTGCTCAATACGCACCGAAACGATCCATGGCCGAAAGGACTTGAGCTGACCGATGATTTTGCTCCCTACGATGTCCTGGTAGGAAAAGATATTGCTGATGGGCGTTAG
- a CDS encoding Putative signal-transduction protein containing cAMP-binding and CBS domain (MaGe:77307597): MTPIGMQRPLAVMMQSAAQTISPDATVCDAARQMRAEKIGALLVREGACYLGIISEADLVRKVLADSLGPAHTPVRSVMSAPLITIDVTASAHDASDLMAQAGIRHLVVVEGGEVAGILSVRDLLRYFKNWGHQ, encoded by the coding sequence GTGACCCCCATAGGGATGCAGCGTCCGTTGGCGGTTATGATGCAGTCGGCAGCGCAGACGATTTCCCCGGATGCGACGGTCTGCGATGCGGCGCGGCAAATGCGCGCGGAAAAAATTGGGGCGCTCCTAGTTCGAGAAGGCGCTTGCTACCTTGGAATTATCAGTGAAGCGGACCTGGTTCGAAAGGTGTTGGCAGACTCCCTGGGTCCTGCGCACACCCCCGTGCGGTCAGTTATGAGCGCCCCGCTGATCACGATCGACGTGACTGCGTCGGCTCATGATGCCAGCGACCTCATGGCGCAAGCTGGCATTCGTCATTTGGTGGTGGTGGAAGGTGGAGAAGTGGCGGGAATACTTTCCGTAAGAGATCTGTTGCGGTATTTCAAGAATTGGGGACATCAATGA
- a CDS encoding UDP-glucose 6-dehydrogenase (MaGe:77307598) — MHISVIGTGYVGLVTGACFAEFGVNVTCMDNDARRVEKLENGEVPFFEPGITELVAKGIKEGRLSFTTDVVKAVDKALVIFIAVGTPPKSDGSADLSFVEEVGRGIATHMTGYKVIVTKSTVPVGTGERLREVIRKHQAKPINFDIVSNPEFLREGSAIEDFMRPNRVVLGADSDQAAAIMKDLYRPLYLLETPFVVTDVPTAEMIKYASNAFLAVKISFINEMATVCERVGADVQLVSKGMGLDHRIGSKFLHAGPGFGGSCFPKDLAALVQTGERVGYPFQIAGAAAKVNYEQHLRMVAKIREACGGLAGKTLGVLGLSFKPNTNDMREAPSLTILKELMKEGATVQAYDPVSMEEATKLIPGMIPCKDTYDVAENADGLIIMTEWNQFRNLDFSRLKQSMRQRLLLDLRNVYDSDRVTGHGFRHISVGRPTREPRPA; from the coding sequence ATGCATATCAGCGTCATTGGAACCGGTTACGTCGGTCTTGTCACGGGGGCCTGTTTTGCGGAGTTCGGTGTCAACGTCACCTGTATGGATAACGACGCCCGTCGGGTTGAGAAACTGGAAAATGGAGAGGTCCCATTTTTCGAACCAGGCATCACTGAATTAGTCGCTAAAGGAATCAAAGAAGGCCGGCTGAGCTTCACAACGGATGTTGTGAAGGCCGTCGATAAGGCTCTGGTCATCTTCATTGCCGTGGGCACCCCTCCGAAGAGCGATGGATCCGCCGACCTGTCGTTTGTGGAAGAAGTCGGCCGCGGCATCGCCACGCACATGACCGGCTATAAAGTGATCGTCACCAAATCGACCGTCCCGGTCGGGACCGGCGAGCGGCTCCGGGAAGTCATCCGAAAACATCAGGCAAAACCGATTAACTTCGACATCGTCTCCAACCCTGAGTTTTTGCGGGAAGGATCCGCGATTGAAGACTTCATGCGTCCAAACCGCGTGGTGCTCGGCGCCGATAGCGATCAAGCCGCCGCCATCATGAAAGATCTCTATCGACCGCTCTACCTGCTTGAGACGCCCTTTGTCGTCACCGATGTTCCCACAGCAGAAATGATCAAGTACGCATCGAATGCCTTCCTCGCCGTCAAAATTTCATTCATCAACGAGATGGCCACGGTCTGTGAACGCGTCGGTGCGGACGTGCAGCTAGTGTCTAAGGGCATGGGGCTCGACCATCGAATCGGCAGCAAGTTTCTCCACGCAGGGCCGGGATTCGGAGGGTCCTGTTTCCCGAAAGACCTCGCCGCACTGGTCCAGACAGGCGAGCGCGTGGGCTACCCATTCCAAATTGCGGGCGCTGCCGCCAAAGTGAACTACGAGCAGCACCTCCGAATGGTCGCGAAAATACGCGAGGCCTGCGGCGGGCTCGCTGGGAAAACCCTCGGGGTGCTCGGCCTGTCGTTCAAGCCGAATACGAACGATATGCGGGAGGCTCCGTCTCTGACGATCCTGAAAGAACTCATGAAGGAAGGCGCCACCGTACAGGCCTACGATCCCGTGTCGATGGAAGAAGCCACGAAGCTCATCCCCGGAATGATTCCCTGCAAAGACACCTACGATGTAGCGGAAAATGCCGACGGACTCATCATCATGACCGAGTGGAACCAGTTCAGGAATCTGGATTTCAGCCGGCTCAAACAATCAATGCGGCAACGGCTGCTGCTCGATTTGCGCAACGTCTACGACTCCGACCGCGTGACGGGACATGGCTTCCGCCACATATCGGTCGGCCGCCCCACCAGAGAACCGCGGCCTGCCTAG
- a CDS encoding hypothetical protein (Evidence 4 : Unknown function but conserved in other organisms; MaGe:77307599) — MADEAPVKLIQIGPKGGEKKDGFNLVTERVVAINLDAKQLEVELLAYDGKTVVLDVAEEALEDLKKLKVGDGATIRVVEEGGKRVAKNFRIRSKDPNAAKADAMLLDLKDPHWLNRKYAAEVLGELKDSRAVTPLVEALVDEVGDVRQRAYDSLIKLGGISVSSLVPLLVSEEDEIRQSATEIIRKIGKPAVEPLATALTDADDRLKTRIMKVLDRMGYKPKAKQETGVELPRLT; from the coding sequence ATGGCTGACGAAGCACCGGTAAAATTGATTCAGATCGGTCCGAAGGGCGGGGAGAAAAAAGACGGATTCAACCTTGTCACGGAGCGGGTGGTTGCCATCAACCTCGACGCAAAACAGCTCGAAGTCGAGTTGCTAGCGTACGACGGCAAGACGGTGGTCCTCGATGTGGCCGAAGAAGCTCTCGAGGATCTCAAGAAGCTCAAAGTCGGCGACGGCGCGACCATCCGGGTTGTTGAAGAGGGTGGAAAGCGGGTTGCCAAGAATTTCAGGATTCGCTCAAAAGATCCGAACGCGGCCAAAGCCGATGCGATGTTGCTGGATCTCAAGGATCCGCACTGGCTCAACCGGAAGTATGCGGCGGAAGTATTGGGCGAGCTCAAGGATAGCCGCGCGGTGACGCCATTGGTGGAGGCCTTGGTGGATGAAGTCGGCGATGTGCGGCAGCGTGCCTACGATTCGCTGATCAAGCTTGGTGGGATTTCTGTTTCCTCCTTGGTGCCGCTGCTGGTGTCCGAAGAGGATGAAATCCGGCAATCGGCCACGGAGATTATTCGGAAGATCGGCAAGCCGGCCGTGGAGCCGCTGGCAACGGCGCTGACGGATGCCGACGACCGATTGAAAACCAGGATCATGAAGGTGCTGGATCGGATGGGCTATAAGCCGAAGGCCAAGCAGGAGACCGGTGTCGAATTGCCCCGCCTGACTTAA
- a CDS encoding hypothetical protein (Evidence 4 : Unknown function but conserved in other organisms; MaGe:77307600) — protein sequence MSNETESDRIDLLISALRDENEALRDHAMASLGQMGPDAVPRLIGLMADEDVVIREAATTAVVRIGPSVIDALLEALSDDEWAIREQAASGLGKLKDPRAVEPLVKALKDKDGAVRTAAVWALERIGDARAVPGLVEVLGDNQLREDVARVLKKIGDARAVDALIDGLLGNNWMVRRHAAEALGRIGDRRGIGPLIESLQDEDWLVRRNAAESLARLGAKEAIQPLLPLLEDENTMVQETVEGVLASLGWTATQ from the coding sequence ATGAGTAACGAGACAGAGTCCGATCGGATCGATCTCCTCATTTCGGCGTTGCGCGACGAGAATGAAGCCTTGCGCGATCATGCCATGGCGAGCCTTGGGCAAATGGGGCCGGATGCGGTGCCGCGCTTGATCGGTTTGATGGCCGATGAAGATGTGGTGATTCGCGAGGCAGCGACAACGGCGGTGGTTCGGATTGGCCCTTCTGTGATCGACGCGTTGCTGGAGGCGCTGTCGGACGATGAATGGGCGATTCGCGAACAGGCCGCATCCGGACTAGGGAAGCTCAAAGATCCGCGCGCGGTGGAGCCGCTGGTGAAGGCGCTCAAAGATAAAGATGGGGCGGTGCGGACGGCGGCGGTGTGGGCGCTGGAGCGCATCGGCGATGCGCGCGCGGTTCCCGGGCTGGTCGAGGTGCTAGGCGACAACCAGCTGCGGGAAGATGTCGCCCGTGTCTTGAAGAAAATCGGCGATGCGCGGGCGGTGGATGCGTTGATCGATGGGCTCTTGGGCAATAACTGGATGGTGCGGCGCCACGCAGCCGAGGCTTTGGGGAGAATCGGGGATCGTCGCGGGATTGGTCCGTTGATCGAATCGTTGCAGGACGAAGATTGGCTGGTCAGGCGGAACGCGGCGGAATCGCTGGCGCGGCTTGGGGCAAAGGAGGCGATTCAACCGCTCTTGCCTCTGCTGGAAGATGAAAATACGATGGTGCAGGAAACCGTCGAAGGCGTGCTTGCGAGCTTGGGTTGGACGGCGACACAGTAA
- a CDS encoding hypothetical protein (Evidence 4 : Unknown function but conserved in other organisms; MaGe:77307601), whose translation MSKETIETLVSELVHEEDWRRMRATAACVAGGPRAVQALVEALRIGTPELKKEVAAMLSRIKDPQAGVALVGLLEDADEAVRKSGAHALEQMAGVLDTETARALVALLPKYQEGSEARQLMTHLVGAIPTAVIPLCDMLKHPDSEAQVTAALMLDQLLDPRSIDAFIDAMGQPAVRDIAVGTLKKLSAIRERIDETFNALRDVEGASEREEARMSTVIYLLGIGRPSVEILIEYLEDDDWLVREAAADLLGKIADVRAVEPLMRRLERDKDTGVKELAIKALGLIGDARPTQLYLESIPIRPLRVYAMEALAKIKDVEVLRPHKELFDRLRTDRDGLVAYNAGLIADKLEALGGTDMTGQEGNHEDE comes from the coding sequence ATGTCCAAAGAAACGATTGAAACGCTGGTCTCGGAGCTGGTCCACGAAGAGGACTGGCGGCGCATGCGGGCAACGGCGGCTTGTGTCGCCGGCGGACCTCGTGCCGTGCAGGCGCTCGTTGAGGCCCTTCGCATCGGGACGCCCGAGCTGAAAAAAGAAGTCGCGGCCATGTTGTCGCGCATCAAAGACCCTCAGGCCGGGGTGGCGTTGGTCGGTTTGCTGGAAGACGCCGATGAGGCGGTGCGAAAGTCGGGCGCCCATGCGCTGGAGCAGATGGCCGGCGTGCTCGATACGGAGACGGCGAGGGCCTTGGTGGCGCTGCTTCCCAAGTATCAGGAGGGCAGCGAAGCACGGCAGCTGATGACGCATCTGGTTGGAGCGATTCCGACCGCGGTGATTCCGCTGTGCGACATGCTGAAGCACCCGGACTCGGAGGCGCAGGTGACCGCTGCGCTGATGCTCGATCAACTCCTGGATCCCCGCTCCATCGATGCGTTCATCGATGCGATGGGGCAGCCGGCGGTTCGGGATATTGCGGTCGGCACCTTGAAAAAGCTGAGCGCGATCCGCGAGCGGATCGATGAGACGTTCAACGCCCTTCGGGATGTGGAAGGCGCGAGCGAGCGCGAAGAAGCCCGCATGTCGACGGTGATCTATCTCCTGGGCATCGGCCGGCCGAGCGTCGAGATTTTGATCGAATATCTGGAGGACGACGATTGGCTGGTGCGGGAAGCCGCGGCCGATTTACTGGGGAAGATTGCGGATGTGCGGGCGGTCGAACCGTTGATGCGGCGGCTGGAGCGCGACAAGGATACCGGGGTGAAGGAGCTGGCGATCAAGGCGCTGGGCTTGATCGGCGATGCCCGCCCGACGCAACTCTATCTGGAATCGATCCCGATCAGGCCGCTCCGGGTGTATGCCATGGAGGCGCTGGCCAAGATCAAGGATGTGGAAGTCTTGCGGCCGCACAAAGAGCTCTTCGACCGGTTGAGGACGGATCGCGATGGACTGGTGGCGTATAATGCGGGGCTGATCGCCGATAAACTCGAAGCCTTAGGCGGAACCGATATGACAGGCCAGGAAGGAAACCACGAGGATGAGTAA
- a CDS encoding HEAT repeat domain-containing protein (MaGe:77307602), translating to MEDPVAEQIAALKDEDWAVREDAAGLLGTFKDPRAVQPLVSILRDRDRAVREAAIGALTSIGAPSVEALGACLADRELSVQEAAAGILASIADERVYGPLATALRSPDWIVRMHAAKGLGRVKNTAAVEPLIPLLQDKVKAVREEVATALAAIGEAAIPSLLEALRHSEWLVRLHAVESLGKTKSPRAVEPLLALLFNDQDSAVREDIVKALGDIGDPQAVEFLFTAMREPGLRTLAVEALGRIGDRRAVPVLIEVVEGTCPPNAPRAVAGCGDQWNEEVITQAAAARALGLIGDDAAVPALVAALEPTFTRTEAAAALAKFGAKVVPFLIPLLTGHPDANMRYHVKETLALAGWRAGRV from the coding sequence GTGGAGGATCCCGTGGCAGAGCAGATTGCAGCCCTCAAGGACGAGGATTGGGCTGTTCGAGAGGACGCGGCCGGCCTGCTCGGGACCTTCAAAGATCCGCGCGCGGTGCAACCGCTGGTCTCGATTCTTCGCGACCGTGATCGGGCGGTGCGGGAAGCCGCGATTGGGGCGCTGACGTCGATCGGCGCGCCGTCGGTCGAGGCGTTGGGCGCCTGCCTTGCCGACCGTGAGTTATCCGTTCAAGAAGCGGCCGCCGGGATTCTTGCCTCTATTGCGGATGAGCGTGTGTATGGCCCGCTGGCGACCGCGCTGCGGAGTCCAGATTGGATCGTGCGCATGCATGCGGCGAAGGGATTGGGCCGCGTGAAAAATACGGCGGCAGTCGAGCCGCTGATTCCGCTCTTGCAGGACAAAGTGAAAGCCGTCAGAGAGGAAGTGGCGACGGCTCTGGCCGCGATCGGGGAAGCGGCGATTCCTTCGTTGCTGGAAGCCCTGCGGCACAGCGAGTGGCTGGTCCGGCTCCATGCGGTGGAGTCGCTGGGGAAAACGAAATCGCCGCGCGCGGTCGAGCCGCTTCTCGCGCTGTTGTTCAATGACCAGGACTCTGCCGTTCGCGAAGATATTGTGAAGGCGCTGGGCGATATCGGCGATCCACAGGCGGTCGAGTTTTTGTTTACGGCAATGCGCGAGCCTGGGTTGCGCACGTTAGCAGTGGAAGCGCTGGGGCGCATCGGCGACCGTCGAGCGGTGCCGGTGTTGATAGAAGTGGTCGAAGGCACCTGTCCACCCAATGCGCCGCGCGCGGTTGCCGGGTGCGGCGACCAGTGGAATGAAGAAGTCATTACTCAGGCAGCGGCGGCGAGAGCGTTGGGCCTGATCGGCGATGATGCCGCTGTGCCTGCGTTGGTTGCGGCCTTAGAGCCGACCTTTACGAGAACTGAGGCTGCGGCGGCGTTGGCAAAGTTCGGCGCGAAAGTGGTGCCGTTCCTTATTCCGCTGCTGACTGGCCATCCGGACGCCAATATGCGCTACCACGTAAAGGAAACGTTGGCGTTGGCTGGATGGCGAGCTGGGCGGGTCTAG
- a CDS encoding hypothetical protein (Evidence 4 : Unknown function but conserved in other organisms; MaGe:77307603): protein MTHTLEDLLEALEDVDDATREEAAKALAELADPKTIDPLVSACGDDFWSVRAYAGCAVAKIGGPKALEALIGLFNDAIMEVRNQAVEATAKMGPVAVERMIAALKDERWRVREHAAKTCGEIRDPAAVDALVAVCRDRDGAVKSAAAEALGKIGDAKAVPALIKLFRDSSKIVRETAGTALISIGQPSVNPLVEALKDKDFVVRCHAARALGGMTTDYQIGRTWVRDAHVVDALIVALKDPDRAVREDATIALGMIGDSRAIDALLEAMKDGVVKRHAIASLGMIGDPRALPAVLDALKGKGIKQEGSPTPGCIVSEDAFIKEAAATALGQFRDPSVIPDLIMLLKDGVLREKAAQALTVIGDTAIEPLIAFLYDPKASEVEAEGERVLSYASVRLTAKDALRLIVLETLDQLGWSPPAEEVHISSSKADNLRVDRPLGDTGRFGPSGDVAKSS, encoded by the coding sequence ATGACGCACACACTAGAAGATTTGTTGGAAGCGCTTGAAGATGTCGACGATGCGACGCGGGAAGAGGCGGCGAAAGCTCTGGCCGAGCTTGCCGATCCCAAGACCATCGATCCCCTGGTGAGTGCCTGCGGCGACGATTTCTGGTCCGTGCGGGCCTATGCCGGGTGCGCCGTGGCGAAGATCGGCGGGCCGAAGGCGCTGGAAGCGCTCATCGGATTGTTCAACGACGCCATCATGGAAGTGCGCAATCAGGCGGTCGAGGCGACCGCGAAGATGGGGCCGGTGGCGGTCGAGCGCATGATCGCGGCGTTGAAAGACGAGCGGTGGCGGGTTCGCGAGCATGCGGCGAAAACCTGCGGGGAAATTCGCGACCCAGCGGCGGTCGATGCGCTGGTGGCGGTCTGCCGCGATCGTGACGGCGCGGTGAAGAGCGCCGCCGCCGAAGCGCTGGGGAAAATCGGCGATGCGAAGGCCGTTCCGGCGTTGATCAAGCTGTTCCGGGACTCCTCGAAGATCGTGCGTGAAACCGCGGGAACCGCGCTCATCTCTATCGGCCAGCCGTCGGTCAATCCGCTGGTCGAGGCGCTGAAAGACAAAGATTTCGTGGTGCGCTGCCATGCGGCTCGTGCGCTGGGCGGCATGACTACCGACTATCAAATCGGCCGGACCTGGGTGCGCGACGCCCACGTTGTCGATGCGTTGATCGTCGCCTTAAAAGATCCGGATCGCGCCGTGCGCGAAGACGCCACAATCGCCCTGGGGATGATCGGCGACTCGCGGGCGATTGACGCGCTGCTGGAAGCCATGAAAGACGGGGTCGTCAAGCGTCACGCGATTGCCTCGCTTGGCATGATCGGCGATCCGCGAGCGCTGCCGGCTGTCTTGGATGCCTTGAAAGGCAAGGGTATTAAGCAGGAGGGGTCTCCGACGCCTGGTTGTATCGTGAGCGAAGATGCCTTCATTAAGGAAGCGGCTGCCACGGCTCTCGGGCAGTTTCGCGATCCTTCGGTCATTCCCGACCTCATCATGCTGTTGAAAGACGGTGTGTTGCGTGAGAAGGCCGCTCAAGCCCTCACCGTCATCGGTGACACGGCGATTGAGCCATTGATTGCGTTTCTCTACGATCCCAAGGCTTCCGAGGTGGAGGCTGAAGGCGAACGCGTGCTGTCGTATGCCTCTGTGCGGTTGACAGCTAAAGACGCGCTCCGGCTCATCGTTCTCGAGACCTTGGACCAGCTCGGCTGGTCTCCTCCCGCCGAAGAGGTTCACATCAGCTCCAGCAAGGCGGACAATCTCCGGGTGGATCGGCCGTTGGGCGATACCGGACGGTTCGGGCCGTCGGGTGACGTGGCCAAGTCCAGTTAA
- a CDS encoding hypothetical protein (Evidence 4 : Unknown function but conserved in other organisms; MaGe:77307604), whose amino-acid sequence MKKQSFQQWLGTRACAAIVGVMVSAWPLLGLAGPPPAHLKEHPITIDATRLVPASWWHVPGVTPSIYHSDPDSLDAPKTSERRELQLKPGKYKFVAFTFDFPFTVNLSGAVEFSKALDQCVEGRGTQTLVIKCKRTYPHGGQRDQYYEQKP is encoded by the coding sequence ATGAAGAAGCAATCGTTTCAACAATGGCTTGGAACGCGCGCCTGCGCGGCAATAGTGGGGGTGATGGTCTCCGCTTGGCCTCTTCTCGGGCTGGCCGGTCCGCCGCCGGCTCATCTCAAGGAGCATCCCATTACAATCGACGCGACGCGGTTGGTGCCGGCCTCGTGGTGGCACGTTCCTGGCGTGACCCCCTCGATCTATCACTCCGATCCGGATTCGCTGGATGCGCCGAAGACGTCCGAACGGCGGGAATTGCAGCTCAAGCCGGGCAAATACAAATTCGTCGCCTTCACATTCGACTTCCCTTTTACCGTGAATCTTTCCGGGGCGGTGGAGTTTTCGAAAGCGCTGGATCAATGTGTCGAGGGACGCGGAACCCAGACGCTGGTGATCAAGTGCAAGCGGACCTATCCCCATGGGGGGCAACGGGATCAGTATTACGAACAGAAGCCATAA